A window of Chromohalobacter canadensis genomic DNA:
GTGGAAGCCTATGGCATGTACGGGCCAGACATCGACGTCGAGATGATCCTGCTCAGCGCCCGCCTATGGGAAGCGCTCGGCCTGATGCCCCACGTCCAATTGGAGCTCAACTCGCTGGGCTCCAACGAGGCCCGTGCCGCCTACCGCGATGCGTTGGTCGCCCACTTCGAGGCGCATTCCGATGTCCTCGACGAGGATTCTCGGCGCCGCCTGAGCACCAACCCACTGCGTATCCTGGACTCCAAGAACCCCGACATGGCGGCGATGCTCGCCGACGCGCCGCGCTTGATGGATCACCTCGACGAAGAATCGCGTGTTCACTTCGCCGAGCTGACCACCATGCTCGAGGCGGCCGGCATCGACTACGTCATCAATCCGCGCCTGGTGCGGGGGCTGGACTATTACAGTCGAACCGTGTTCGAGTGGACCACCCAAGCGCTGGGCAGCCAGGGCACGGTATGTGCCGGCGGTCGCTACGATGGCCTGGTCGAACAGCTCGGCGGCAAGCCCACACCTGGCGTGGGGTTTGCCATGGGCGTCGAGCGACTGATCCTGCTACTCGAAACGCTCGACCTGATCCCCGAGGCCGCGCGGCCACGCACCGACGTCTATCTGACGGCCATGGGCGATGCCGCCAGCCGCGAAGCGATGCTGCTGGGCGAACGCCTGCGTAGCGCTCTGCCCGGCATGCACCTGCAGCTCCATTGCGGCGGCGGCAGCTTCAAAAGCCAGATCAAAAAAGCCGACAAGAGCGGTGCCCGCATGGCGTTGTTACTCGGCGAGGATGAGCTG
This region includes:
- the hisS gene encoding histidine--tRNA ligase, producing the protein MSNKIQAIRGMNDLLPEQSPVWQYFERQIQHLMQRYGYSEIRTPIIEQTALFKRSIGEVTDIVEKEMYTFDDRNGDSLTLRPEGTASCVRAALENGLLYNQTQRLWYQGPMFRHERPQKGRYRQFHQVGVEAYGMYGPDIDVEMILLSARLWEALGLMPHVQLELNSLGSNEARAAYRDALVAHFEAHSDVLDEDSRRRLSTNPLRILDSKNPDMAAMLADAPRLMDHLDEESRVHFAELTTMLEAAGIDYVINPRLVRGLDYYSRTVFEWTTQALGSQGTVCAGGRYDGLVEQLGGKPTPGVGFAMGVERLILLLETLDLIPEAARPRTDVYLTAMGDAASREAMLLGERLRSALPGMHLQLHCGGGSFKSQIKKADKSGARMALLLGEDELASGQVGIKFLREDRDQESVALDALAARLKTLLAEA